The DNA region ctaatatttaattttcaaaaattaaatatgcTATTGTAATTGTGCAGCGCCCTTGAATCTAGAAAAATGAAAGATATGGTATCTAACCAAAGGTCTTCATAGGTCCCAACTGAACAATGCAATTCTTGAGGGAGGAATTCCATTCAATAGAACTTATGGCATGAATGCCTTCAAGTACCCAGACTTGGACCCCAGGTTTAATAAGGTGTTTAATGCAGCAATGTTCAACCACACTACTATTGTCATCAAGAAGATCCTCGAGTCTTACAAAGGTTTTGAGCAACTCAGGCAACTAGTTGATGTTGGTGGTGGTCTAGGAGTTACCATTAACCTAATCACTACTAGATACCCCAATATCAAGGGCATTAATTTCGACTTGCCTCATGTTATACAACATGCTCCAGCTTATCCTGGTATTATTTCaattcataattttcatttttcaagttTAGTCTTATTTCACCAAGTTAAAACTTTATTGATTctccaaaagaagaagaagaagaagaagaagaaagagaagaagttaaaagtcaaaattttgtaaaatgttttaatgtttttgagGAATAATAATTTGGATCATAAGTTTGAAAACCTTAATAACCTAAGGTGTATTTATACGCAATCTATGTAGATAAGGTTTTAATTTATGTTACAGGTGTGGAACATGTAGAAGGAGATATGTTTGAGAACGTTCCTGAAGGGCATGCCATTTTTATGAAGGTTAGTTTCATATTTAAAAGGCATTATGTTTTGATTCACAGGTACCCTTGACTTAAACCCAAATACATTACAAACGCATTTGTGTTGCATAGGAAATGCTTTTCTTCTTATGTGATTGTCTCAATTATTCCCCATCCAATTGATTTGGTAATGGCGCAAAATATTATAAGAaactagttatatataaggtagaaatgatatatatatatatatatatatatatatatatatataatttatacgaaataaataatatgtggtataattaatttttcaagacAAATGATGCCATAATTGGATGATTTTCAGTGGATACTTCATGATTGGAGTGACGAGTACTGCTTGAAGCTGTTAAAAAATTGCTACAATGCTATCCCAAGTGATGGAAAGGTAATTGTTGTGGAGGCAGTTATTCCAACTATGCCCAATATTAGCACTTCTATGAAGAGCACCTATCAATTGGATATGTTTATGATGACTCAATACACAGGAGGAAAGGAAAGGACCCAAGAAGAAATCATGGCCTTGGCAACCATGGCTGGATTTAGTGGCATCAAATTTGAATGTCCTGTCTGTGATTTTTGGGTTATAGAGTTTTTCAAGTAAACGACTTGCTTCATGTAAGATTTACTATTTAGAGAtgccctctttctttctttgaactTTTATGTTGTGTCCAAACAAGGGAGTTTGGTATGAGATTTATTCAAAGctgtaatttgaaaatttctaatGTTGATTTCCTTTGTTTGGGTTAATAAAAGAGTTATTTAAATGAGTATGTGAAACCTTGATCTCCGTATTTTTAAGCATCAAAATCccaagtttaaattttaaggagAATTGTGTCAGTATACGAATTCTATCAATAAAACCATTCTCATACCATTATCAGGACTCTTTACATGGTTAATGTTACCATTACCACTATTGTTGCCAATATCATCCCATATATCTACTACCACTACCATCAGAACCACTGTTGTCGTCATTGCCACTATCACCATTGTCATTATCGTCACTCCCATTgtcgccaccaccaccactctcACTAATTGCCAATAAAACCTGGATGTTACTTATACTATACCTGGTGACGGCTCTAAGCTTGATCACAACACTTTAGAAAATTGAGGGGTTTTTTAACCAACGGTAAGCAAGACATCTTTATTGCTTTCATGGTAATAGCAGTCTTTCCTGGTCTACCACGTTAGCTGTCTTGGCCTCTACTGTATTGCATTTTGGCTGTATTAACATAATGAAAGCTAGTCTAGTAAAGGCATGAAAACCAATTCTTTGGTTAAAAGCTTTATAATTCAATTAGTTCCTCCTGGTAATTCTAATggaaacatttaaaatttaaaccctACCCcttcaattatcaaattatcaaaacaaaatcagtcatttattttttttatttaagaactcattaaaaaaaaaaaggtgatagAGGCTAGAGCTAAGCTTTTAGCTTAAGCAAACAAGACATTCAAACATAAGCATGAAACATATGATTAATTGacttcacaaaaagaaaaatataaatgattcaacaaaaattaaataatataattaataacatAAAGTAATTATAAAACAAGTGCTTTACTGCCATACAAAATATAATAGGTAATTTACATCTTAGTACACGCTCGTTTAGGATTTAATTGAGATTGCAAAGATTCCTCATGATCTCAAGACATTAATTGGCAATTACAacattatttgtttatatattataatatttttttagacattaatatgtatttttaacacatacatacaaagagagaagaaaatatcttaaaaaaacttACAGTGATATATATCCAAAAGGGCTTAACTATTGGATACACAGCATAAACTTTAAATCTGTTTAACTTACACTTATTTTTCAATATAAGATtaattcacattaaaaaaaaaatttaagacatTCTCCCCTCTCCTAGTATGCGTGTGTTAAAatgtttatatattataattcaatagGTTGGGAAGAGGAATTTGAACCTTCAACTATGAACTTTTTGAAAACATCAAAAAGTGccaataatattaataaatattttaacataCAACTTTATTAATCTACCAATTAAGAGTTTTAAACAAGTCAAAGCTGATAAAAGAAATTCCTTATTACATAGAGCCTACCTTTGGATTGCACTGGTTGCACATTTTgcatttggctttttttttcaGTGGGACCCATGGCACTATGCACATAAATGAAGACAAATGCACAGGTAGCATTATACACAGAATATTCAACGGTATtaatcaatattatattattatatatccaCAATTCAAATACACTAAACACTAACCATtcattcaaatataatttttttaatcaaagtaAATTTCAGCCATTCATTCTAGTAACTTTTTGGCTTAACACCAAACTATTTATTTTCGGTGTAATTTGTCTTGTCATGTCATGTTCATACTGGGACCTgcgttttaaaattattttactacagtgttttcaattttcagcaaaataagcaatatTCAAACAGACCCAGAGaatgttgggaaatttaaacCCTGATTAATTTTCGAATTCTTACTCTCTTAtccaaaaatttatatcttgattgattgagctaactgaaactcacTAACAGATTTTTGGTatctttgattaaaaaaaaaaaaagtataaaaactcCGTTAATAGGTCCTGTGCATGatatttaaaaggaaatatTACATTtaccaaacttttttttctttcatcttcttcttttgataaTATCAATTGGTTCATTATAAAGCGCAATCCCATGTACACAAATTCAcattgggttgaattttttttattttttctttttattttttttcttttttgttagcATATATTAAcccaaattaaataataaaatctctCATGTACTTCATCTTAATCCtctagatttattttatttgctatCATTTTCAACTgaagttttacaaaaaaatttcaatttttggtcCATTGAATAAGGTAGTGTTTGATACTCTACTAGCAGATAATACATTATAGTACAATGCCTTTTGACAAAATCTCTCCCGTTTTCGCTGTCATTGTTCTCGCACCCTCCCTCCTCCCTGGTCCTTCCTCTTCCTCCTTTTTTTCAGGCCCCCACCTTTCATATTGGGTTGTTGCAGTGATCATTGTGGCTAGAGTGTGGTCGTCAGTGATAATATTGGTGAGTTTAATTTTGATGGCAGCGGCTctgtttggttttgggttttggtggcAGTGATTTTGATAGTTTCCATGGCTGGGGTGAGTTGTCGGTGTCGATGGTCATTACTTAGTTGGTGTGGATTGTTGCTAGGTCGGGGGTGGGTTTGCGTTGCGGTGGcaggtttggtttttgggttcaATTACTGTTGTGTTGTTGGTGGGGGGTTTGAtagattattttaatgagataaattgtaaaataaataatgagatGCATGATatgttgttaaaaaaaacataaaatagatatgtaaaattatataaagtgGCTTTTGGTGACATAAATataacattattttaaatatatataaatatttcaaaGTGAAAAGAATAGAGGTAaatcctcttcttttttaattaaattgttttataccaaagaaattaagaaattctttTAATGAAAAGCATATACCCATCAACAAtttccaaatattttaaaaaattcaaccaATTTCTACCATTTCTATACCAATTTTCTACAATTTCCACAATGAGaacatctataaaaaaaattataaaaaaatcaatttccaaaaaaaaaaatcaaataaaattcaaaattttccaaatccAACTAAATTGGCGACAAGAATCTATCAATACCCCAAAACATCAAAGATAAGCACCATAACCACCACATTCAACCATAGACTAGCCCATACACAACAACCTAATTCCACACAAATCCGAAACCATCACCATCAAGTCGTCATGAACCATCACTACCAATgacaaaatccaaacacccaaATCATCAAATCCTGCCGTGAGCACAATTAATCAATAACTGCAATCAGTCTAAAACCCAAGACCACCACCAAGACTCAAAAACCAATCAATTATGTGAGCTTAAAATAGGGATGACTCAAAACAATTTGGGGGCCATATAAGACGATAATtttaaatgagatttttaaatatctaaatacaaattaaagaatttttatttaactttctataaaacatatgttttttctaattaattttttttaaatgcaaaattattaaataagttttttttttttttgatagagtCAAGACATCATCCGATTTTTTATGTAGGCAGGAATTAATCttagatcttttattcaaccatcagaaaaTTTGCCTGTTAaattaactagaacccactaaataaattttcttatttaggttttattaacatttttttttatcttatccACTCACTCAACACACTCATAAACAATTTTGGAGTTTCAATTaggttgaatttttattaatccaATATTTTTTGGGCCTTCTTAGATGTAGGGGGAAGAATGCAAagtccactttttttttctttaaaaaaaaaaattaaatatcgtCCTACACTTCTTTGAGCCTTTTTAAACATGTTGGgggcttttcttttcttttttggtttcaatGGGGGCCTTAGTCCCTTAGCCGGCCCTGGCTTCTAATTGATGCCACACACCAGTGATTGACTTTCTCAATTCTCTTGGTCAGCATTTGCTTGCTAAACCCACATGTGGAGGAGGAGGAAAGTTGTCTGAACAGGGAAgagtgaaagaaagagagaagaaaaggcATAGAGGAGAAAGTAATAGGAAAAAACATTCGTTTGAGTCTTGTGAAATGTGTTTCCTGGATCTCACaagttttaggcttttagcaAATCTTTTGCAATGATGCATCGTTTAAAATTCTTTAGAAGATTGATTCACAAGCTTAACGCCTTGTTCCCAAGGCATCTCCATATTATTAGTAATTAATAGTACAATTGACCAATTTGCTATATGAATCTGATACCTCCTAGACCCACTCGATTGTTGATATTGGATTTCGAGAATCGATTGATGCGATGCCCATTGTCCCTGCTCTCGTACACCATTTATTTCCTTACGGTAGATTAAATGTACTAGATTTAACCtactattttttaaactttaaaaactaCATGATAGatgaattcattttttttaatgaacatgATAGATGAAATCATTAGagcagtctttttttttttcttttctgaattTGGAGCactcattagtttttttttttttccctgaatgGAGCACCCATTAGTTTGTTAAGGCACGTAAGTTACCAAAGCATCAAATATAAAATTCTCCAGCACCTAAATAAAGAGTCTTTGCTTTGTCAGCTTCTTACTTTTCAAGTGAAGGCGTGAAGCATCGAATCAAAAAGTAAGGCATTGTGTGGATATGAATTCTTTgaggaaaaattattttgtcttCCTCTTTGTTTGGATAATTAAAAGTTCTTTTTATCTTCTAAACTAAGAATGAGATTTGTTATTGTTAAAGTATTTGCATTCGGTGTTTCAAAAgcaccaaaaatagaaaatcacACCAAAAATCATATAGTGGACATGTATATTTACATGTTCCCTCGTCCCTGTAGCTCATctaaatcttttttgttttttgttttaaaaaaaaaattattcaattctctctctctctctctaaagattAACTTAATTTAgtaaattgtaaaatagatgaTGTTATGTAgggtgtaaaatagataaagtagttttttatgataaaaatggatttattttgcattttcaaaattttgtcaatgaTGCAAGATAGATAGCTTGATGTTCTATGAGTACCCTTCATATTTTGCATTCTCATGTTCTTTCTCTTCTAGGCCATTCCCCtttgattttccttttataattaatgggtttggtttgaTTTCTACAAAATTGAGATGCCTTTGGTTTGTTAGATAAGCCATGGCTTTCTACCATAAATCTAAAGGGTTCAAGTGGCTTTTCGTTGGAAAGATGATTGTGGTAGACTTAGCTTAGTTAGGGAATTATAACTTGCTTGGCTTTAGTTACAAAAAGAAGATACTTTCTCGAAAAGTGAAAAATTAGGTGAGGGGCATTAATGTAGTGGGTGATTGCATTGATAAAAACAATTAAGAGGAAACAATCAAGAAATTATCATGCATGCGGTAGGATGGAGCATGTACAAACCTAGGATTTCAAGTTTCCCCCCGcgcaaaaaaaatcatgaaattttaaataagcatctatttagtattaacaaatcatcaacaaatgttaggacatatatgaatcatgttaagaacatatgtcatttagaattggctaatcctttgacgaaacacactttacttgtaattgggtagatctatgatatgtttaatacttcaaagaacaagattcaagtccaagtattgaaaccatgcaaatttgtccaagaaacaaatgaagaagtgctggattttaaaactcgacagctagcttaacagatagcatctatcaaggtttaaaagggaTCTTTAGCCCGATACTTGACAGCTGCTTGAGAGATAacctatctattgagatttacaaaaatcagtttttcaaatctgatttcatgcatatccatgtgtatgtgtttaggttttcttttctcacaaccctaaacatatataaggattattttaaaagccATTAAAGGTTGCGCAAGTATGaggcaaagttttgttcatgcaaattgtgactagagacaGAATTTACCATAGTTCAACtatctcttgaagaagctgctgcatTTGTACGCtgtaaggttttgtaaccaaggagtttcgtgatcttcatcatgttgatgaactgaagaattttgcagccaacatccttctcaagttagtgggttagtcacgtacttggatttgTACAAATGAATAAGccgtgtactgggatccgcgcatcgattggttaATCACGTtctgggagctgtgcattgaaaatgagagattgtcactacaaaacaagtccaattgtgtattagggtaagggttcaactgtaggttggtataaggtactggaattcctttacttataaccgcttgttgtgataataatggattctcgggagtggtaaccttaaaatcatccgATGGGGCTTTTGCCTTGGAgtttttcctcattcgtaaacaaatcaccgtgtcaactttattttccattgcatattaacttagttggtgatttgtttgtgctaccacgcgttttgcatgttatttggattaattaattaacttggctatttaattgattaatttatcaaatgggtcaatacatttttggcttatcaacgaagaaaaatatatcaaatcattgttttataatacattataatTCAACCATCTACAAACAAAGACAAAGATACAAAACACTATTGGTTCTTACTacattagagcatttgcatttgcatttgcattaattattaattaatgcCATTATCTCATACTCATTAGGTTCTGTATATATCATTAGTTTCATGTGTTAACTGtagacatttttaaaaaaaaaatgtgaacacTAGGTATGAACGAATAGGTATTAAGTGGTGCATCAACTAGTGTGAAACAATATTTCTATTTATTCTTTGATTTTAGTTAGATAAGACGGAAGATTCACTTGTATACACTCTCCACACACATCATTAGTTTCATGTGTTAAATgcaaatattcttaaaaaatgtgaaaatttacattttactATCTTAAACTATACCACATATTAATTGAATGTCACCTTAAATTATGACATTTGTTACACTTTACACTCCAACGTTAAGTTTGCTATTAACTtagataaaaattctaaatgtAAGGTGCAAAGTATAATCAATAGTATATTTTAGaatggtaaagtgtaatttttttatttgattttaaaaaattgagaagaagTGCAATTAGGTATTTTCAAGTGGAGCAATATTTTTCCATCCAAGTTAACATCAAACTTAATGTCAAGGTGTAAAGTGTAACAAATGTCATATATAATTTAGGGTGCAAGCAATCGGGAGTATACTTTAGGATGGTAattaaagtgtaatttcccttcaaaagaatgagaaaaaaatgtgaACACTTGGTATGGAAGTATAGTTATTAATTGTATAGCGATGGAGTGCACATCAATCAGtgtgaaacaataattttacTTAATGAGATACCCATATAAGTGAACAAAATACCATTGGATATATAGCCATTATTTttagtgaaaaataataatacttaaaAAGCACTTTACATACCTTTCAAGAGTAACCCAATGATtcctagccaaaaaaaaagtcaccCAATGATAAACCTTGGCTGTCATATGATTCGGTGAGAGAGAACTTCttaacattgttttttttttttttttaattcttacgATATGCGAATTTAGAATGAATATATACGGGTGTATCATGGAGACTTATATATCATATGAGATGTGTGTGTATTGCTGAATCTTATCACATTCTTGTACTGGTAATTGGTATCACTACAAAAAAGTTGCtatttgcaacaaaattttctaatggACAAGAAAATTTGTcgaaagaaattttctttttcaaccgCAAATATTTTCTGTCAAAAATATCTTGTCAAATATTGAAACATTTGCGACGGAAAAAGTTTCTACATAAAAATACCTATAATTCTATCATAAATGTGATTTATTTTCAAGGGATATGTACATGccatacttctttttttaaccAACTTAAAATGTTTGTcagtaataaaatattatttacaataaaaGAAATACATTATTGTTAGCTTCTTTAATACCTTCCCCCTctccctatatgtgtgtgttaaaaatacttaattagtattctcatatatatatatatatatatatatatatatcttctatactattaataacaGGATTTCAGATTTGGTTTTCAACTTTTTGCATACTAAAATACTctcacacaaattcttaaactctctaaaataccTCTATCAttaagttaaataattttaaattaaaaaaacaaaaactggttaaaagagtaattttctTTCCCTAAGTATTAGgctttttcctttattttctccaTTCAACCTAAAACTTAGGACACTatctttatctcatttttaaacactATTCTACGTTACcttatctttttcttaaaaaaaaaaatacccacggttatttatatatcacttttaaacattataacactaaaccaaaaaaacaaataaataaaaaagaaattattgcaTTTGCAAAGCACATGTGATAAATTTAGTGTGTTAGGGTTCAGTTGCCTATATATACTTATGTTAGGGCTCATTGTAACACAAGTATTATATTAAACTCttacataataaatatatagtCCTTAAGGGATTCCTCCGTGGACATAAGCTAACAAAGTTGAACCACGTAACTCTCATGTTGTCGGTGTTCCTATTTTATGTTTCTCCTTCCGCATCCACTCTAGTGTATACAATATAGTATAACACATTGAGTtactaatatatttaacaatttgaACAATTTCCATTGTGACTAAGCTTTCttaaatgtataaatatttgctctttaaattgaataaattagtttttcatttaattGTAATAAGCCGCAAATGTACGTAGTTTAGTGGTTGGCTTGTaagacaaaaaccaaaaacctgAACAAACTGGTGGATTCGATTCGAGTTAACGACATTAATGAAATGATCAAATCCAGATCGACCAAAACAATGAAGTTGGCAAACTGATATTGCATGAATATTATTTACCATATGATATTTGTTGGCTGTTGAGACTTTGGAGGCGGGATATTGGCGGGTTTAGGATATGCATGAGTCTCgcttaatcccaaaattttttgttcaattgctCATAAAGTCATAATTTTGATCCAATTTCTTGACTTCGGTTAGTTTTAAATCTCAATATTTTTGTTcgtgtttttatatttgtattttattctaGTCAAAGTTTGGTTTCAAAATGTTTGAAGTCATCtttttcaatcaatttcatGGTAAATTATACAGccatctatatatatgtattatttaaacaagttatacttctcattaaaaatattatgtgaTTAATAGTACATATGAATGACCTTTTGAATTATCAcatagaagttttttttttttagagtaaattGTCACATAGTTGGCTGAAGCAAGATAAGAAACTaagctttttatcttttatttaaatttttttttgtgtaaagcATAATTTTGATGCAAATTAATTCATGAAACCTAGATGTAGATGTGAAGGTTTTTTGGATTAAATATTAGAGAAAAAATTGGAGGACTTAATatgtttacaaaatataaaatatttttgtttaaacattttttttgttggagttCGTTGTTCTAACTTTGAACCCATCTCCACCCCTCCTTCCCAActatttacctttaaaaaaaattaaaaagtaatgtctacaatatttttataacaaatctaaGGTGATATATTATTAGTTCTAATCTAAACCaattactaaaattacttttttaattaccAATAACCATTAGTAACAACCAaacatttagaatttgttgtaaaagtattgtaaaaatgttatgaacttatttattaaaatattatcttcaaagttaattaaaaaaaattatcatataagtTAACCAAGATAACCATAACATGTATATTTGTATGTATATGTTACAAGTTTGCCTATGAACACACCCATGCTTAGATGACTTGTGGATTTGAGTGCCTATTTATGTGTGTCTCTAGACTTACTCAAAGAAAGCCATTAGAGTTCTaactttcaattaaaaaaaaatcaatataccCATGGACAAACCCAAATTCACAGTCATTTCACATGTTTGAGTGttaatttgtaattaaatttgaGGAATTACGTATGAGATGAGACTACCGTagatactttttgaaaaataataataataataataaagtgcaTCAATCACAAATTATTACTAAGGAACAatatttctctccaaactagtttggagagaaacttttcaaacttctcatatatttcctttttgtgaattttgaaaatataatcattgagtttcatgttccttatgttcttaacatgcatatcaaatttcattcaaattggatattatttactatttgatctataaacttattttttatacataattttagatcataaaaatttaaaattttaacatttatttgataaaatagcAATTGATCTgtgatatttttgaaattttacatatatcgagaatataataagaatatgcaatttaataattaaatttttaaaattcacacttaatttaaaaatatataaaatttttataaaattttttctaaactaatttGGAAAGAAACTTACTTCCTTAATAAGTAATCTTTAAGAATGTTGTGAATGAGTTAATGATTAGAGATCTGACTCTAGACTTACTCAAAGAGAGtgccactaaaaaaaaaaaaaagccactaGAGCATCTTGGAATTTGTACTTTTGGATCAGAAAGTAGAAGGCAAAGACAGATGGTACCAAATTCGCTGCATGTACTG from Castanea sativa cultivar Marrone di Chiusa Pesio chromosome 6, ASM4071231v1 includes:
- the LOC142638637 gene encoding caffeic acid 3-O-methyltransferase-like gives rise to the protein MAFLKESHLRNLDNDQREEKSFSCAMQFSTSIVLPMVLHSATELGVFDILAKAGPGAKLSPSQIVAQMPTKNPDAAMMLDRILKLLVSHSVLGCTVVADEDFGSFQRLYSLTPVSEYFVTNEDGVSLGPFMALAQDQVFIKCWSQLNNAILEGGIPFNRTYGMNAFKYPDLDPRFNKVFNAAMFNHTTIVIKKILESYKGFEQLRQLVDVGGGLGVTINLITTRYPNIKGINFDLPHVIQHAPAYPGVEHVEGDMFENVPEGHAIFMKWILHDWSDEYCLKLLKNCYNAIPSDGKVIVVEAVIPTMPNISTSMKSTYQLDMFMMTQYTGGKERTQEEIMALATMAGFSGIKFECPVCDFWVIEFFK